In one Polyodon spathula isolate WHYD16114869_AA unplaced genomic scaffold, ASM1765450v1 scaffolds_838, whole genome shotgun sequence genomic region, the following are encoded:
- the LOC121309073 gene encoding uncharacterized protein LOC121309073 — MAAKQNTCLELPALGRPFQLGGLYDCRSDAIIPGTTLWDSEALKDNADLQPQPGTDTQLTTADSTEDKAAALSIAPPLKASILSGLVDLKGSAEYLTCKSKSREFVRVTLLYRTSVQFEEVNMASMGQHSISYPEVFDKGTGTHVVTAVLHGAQVILVFDCKVLPSENKGDTRRKLELLIKAKLIDKGNGDLKGEETFNISEINCTFHGDFPLPRNPVTFQEAIDIYSTLPNLVGVNGENSVPVKVWLHPLSDIDARAAQLVHEIRGDLIDSLQAVLEELDAYEMLCTDMMKDEVTLKFSVFNKKMQQFKELCLEYKLCFQKHFSRVIPSIRRGEATEDVIVDILKTREQSPFSKSALKAWLDDKEKEMAVVQSYAKMLNNLKIMSSEKKLIEEVLDPGAELVVCFMFTSLQNEETYLSDLSNYLQSQNNENLPGQVAAPYDYEKQVGQQWFKLPAVSKRMRSHARLFLEFSKANAASEHIKFIVASKEDTNYEGASIYLYDEGYLENTNFEPLSKPDPPQIVNNTHTSVTLKLMPPCHGAAEVENYKVGYREAEKETWTLVDTPGKADPFTVNGLLPNTQYQFRYSAVCKAGVSASSEISLNVTTLPTTQSDSLTGSTEPAPPSKKECAVVRERTGQGPYSTENIDTPQNTNRNKWNKGKGARSETNQYQGNVHTPPHERDPKHRKERYDTSQRGGLTDRKPRRLAEHVRNKMSRKSKVNTNTKLSLFNMNLWEEKLDKDGYCRRHTFGKASQKHNKTIMLIGATGAGKTTLINGMINYILGVEWEDDFRFVLIDEGKQKSQAESQTAAITAYKINHMNGFQVPYSLTIVDTPGFGDTRGIKHDQRITELIRDFFFQPGGIDQIDAVCFVTQASLARLTHTQKYVFDSVLSIFGKDIADNIVVLVTFADGQQPPVLEAIKVSCIPCSRDTAGDPIYFKFNNSALFVNNTGHSKSATEDFQSNEFDKMFWNMGSASFSKFFNSLARLETKSLVLTQEVLNERKQLEVVLEGLQPQINAGLTTLDEIKKTALALEQHQAEMEANKDFEYEIEITKPVQVENKKGYLTNCQNCHFTCHDHCIYGNDKDKDKCSAMDGKGNCKICPGKCFWNVHFNQKYKWSYVITKEKKTFSELKERFEAAHGEVMTTENIFQNLKNEFAAVQEIVYGLIQESHRCLGRLEEIALRPNPLSTPDYIDLMIESEKQEAKPGFQNRIQVLMEVRKRAEIVEKVFKGDLLPDEWQQYSVPQKPKGKGIFGTIKDWLCSAVGHPLSSQSQLGHSETNQVTHSERGNPRGAYRMHRGGGDSARGAYNVHRGGGDSARGAYNMHRGGGDSARGAYNMHRGGWDSPRGGSNYQGTERGRGRGRGRSRGRGRGLSYHS; from the exons ATGGCAGCCAAACAAAATACTTGTCTAGAGCTGCCAGCTCTTGGAAGACCTTTCCAGCTAGGAGGGCTTTACGACTGCCGCTCCGACGCCATTATTCCAG GGACCACGCTGTGGGATTCAGAAGCCTTGAAGGACAATGCTGATCTTCAGCCTCAGCCTGGTACCGATACCCAGCTGACCACAGCAGACTCCACTGAGGACAAAGCTGCAGCTTTAAGCATTGCACCGCCATTGAAGGCAAGCATTCTAAGTGGGCTCGTTGATTTAAAAGGATCAGCAGAATACTTGACTTGTAAAAGCAAATCTAGAGAATTTGTCAGAGTTACTCTGTTATATAGAACATCAGTGCAATTTGAGGAAGTGAACATGGCTAGCATGGGGCAGCACAGTATCTCCTACCCAGAAGTATTTGACAAAGGCACTGGAACACATGTCGTTACCGCAGTGCTGCATGGAGCTCAGGTGATTCTTGTGTTTGATTGCAAAGTCCTTCCGTCCGAGAACAAGGGCGACACCCGCAGAAAACTGGAGTTACTGATCAAAGCCAAACTGATAGATAAAGGAAACGGTGACCTAAAAGGGGAAGAAACATTCAATATTTCTGAAATCAACTGCACCTTTCATGGAGATTTTCCACTTCCAAGGAATCCTGTGACCTTTCAAGAAGCCATCGATATATATTCCACTCTGCCAAACTTAGTGGGTGTAAATGGAGAGAATTCTGTACCAGTGAAAGTGTGGCTTCACCCCTTGAGCGATATAGACGCCAGGGCTGCCCAGCTTGTTCATGAAATACGGGGAGATCTAATTGATTCTTTACAGGCTGTTCTGGAAGAGCTGGATGCATATGAAATGCTGTGCACTGACATGATGAAAGATGAAGTTACGCTGAAGTTCtctgtgtttaataaaaagatGCAGCAATTCAAAGAGCTCTGCTTAGAGTACAAATTGTGTTTCCAGAAACATTTCTCAAGAGTGATTCCATCAATCCGTAGAGGTGAAGCGACAGAAGACGTGATTGTGGACATCCTGAAAACCAGAGAACAGTCGCCTttcagcaagagtgccctgaagGCATGGCTTGATGACAAAGAAAAAGAGATGGCAGTCGTACAATCTTACGCCAAAATGCTAAACAATCTGAAAATTATGTCgtcagaaaaaaagttaattgaagaGGTTTTAGATCCAGGTGCAGAACTAGTTGTCTGTTTCATGTTTACCTCATTGCAAAATGAAGAAACCTATCTGTCAGACCTGTCAAACTACCTGCAGTCCCAAAACAATGAGAACCTACCAGGGCAGGTAGCCGCTCCCTATGATTATGAAAAGCAAGTGGGACAGCAGTGGTTCAAATTGCCAGCAGTTTCTAAAAGGATGCGGAGCCACGCCAGGCTTTTCTTGGAATTCTCAAAAGCCAATGCGGCTTCAGAGCACATTAAGTTCATTGTGGCTTCCAAAGAAGATACAAATTATGAAGGAGCATCAATTTACCTGTACGATGAAGGTTATTTGGAGAACACAAACTTTGAACCTCTGTCAAAGCCTGACCCTCCACAGATtgttaacaatacacacaccagTGTTACACTGAAGTTAATGCCACCTTGTCATGGTGCTGCTGAAGTAGAAAATTACAAGGTAGGGTATAGAGAAGCGGAAAAAGAAACCTGGACATTGGTTGATACTCCAGGCAAAGCTGATCCATTTACTGTGAACGGGTTACTTCCCAACACACAGTACCAATTCAGATATTCAGCAGTATGTAAAGCAGGAGTCAGTGCATCTAGTGAAATAAGTCTCAATGTGACCACGCTTCCCACAACCCAGTCTGACAGTTTAACAGGCTCCACAGAACCAGCCCCACCAAGCAAGAAAGAATGTGCTGTGGTCAGAGAAAGGACTGGACAAGGTCCATACTCTACGGAAAATATAGACACACCGCAAAACACCAACAGGAACAAATGGAACAAAGGCAAGGGAGCGAGATCAGAAACTAACCAGTACCAAGGTAATGTTCATACCCCACCACATGAAAGAGATCCCAAACACAGGAAAGAGAGATATGACACATCTCAAAGGGGAGGTTTAACTGACAGGAAGCCAAGAAGACTTGCTGAACATGTTCGTAATAAAATGAGCAGAAAGAGTAAGgtgaatacaaacacaaaactttCCTTGTTCAATATGAATCTGTGGGAAGAGAAGCTAGACAAGGATGGATACTGTAGAAGACATACATTTGGAAAAGCAAGCCAAAAACATAACAAGACAATTATGCTAATTGGAGCCACTGGGGCAGGTAAAACTACTCTCATCAACGGGATGATCAACTACATCCTGGGAGTGGAATGGGAGGATGACTTTCGATTTGTATTAATTGACGAAGGGAAGCAGAAATCCCAGGCTGAAAGTCAGACAGCAGCGATCACTGCTTACAAAATTAATCATATGAATGGATTTCAGGTCCCATATTCCCTTACTATTGTAGATACTCCAGGATTCGGAGACACGAGAGGAATAAAACACGACCAAAGAATCACTGAGTTGATccgtgactttttttttcaacctggAGGTATTGACCAGATTGATGCCGTCTGCTTCGTAACTCAGGCCTCGCTTGCTCGGCTAACCCACACACAGAAATATGTGTTTGACTCCGTTCTTTCCATATTTGGGAAAGATATTGCAGATAACATTGTCGTGCTGGTCACCTTTGCAGATGGACAGCAGCCACCAGTTCTTGAGGCTATCAAAGTATCCTGTATACCGTGTTCAAGAGATACAGCAGGAGACCCGATTTACTTCAAATTTAACAACTCTGCTCTATTCGTTAACAATACAGGACACAGTAAATCAGCTACTGAAGATTTTCAGAGCAATGAGTTTGACAAAATGTTCTGGAATATGGGCTCAGCTAGCTTTTCAAAATTCTTCAATTCCTTGGCAAGGCTGGAAACTAAGAGCTTAGTTCTAACACAAGAAGTTCTTAATGAGCGAAAGCAGCTGGAAGTGGTTTTGGAAGGTTTGCAACCCCAAATCAACGCTGGTCTGACAACACTCGATGAAATAAAAAAGACTGCGCTTGCTTTGGAACAGCATCAAGCTGAAATGGAGGCCAATAAGGACTTTGAGTATGAAATTGAAATAACAAAACCAGTCCAGgtggaaaataaaaaaggctaTCTAACCAACTGCCAAAACTGTCACTTCACGTGTCATGATCATTGTATCTATGGAAATGACAAAGACAAGGATAAATGCTCTGCTATGGATGGTAAAGGCAACTGCAAAATCTGTCCGGGCAAATGTTTCTGGAATGTTCACTTTAACCAAAAATACAAATGGAGCTATGTCAtcacaaaggaaaagaaaacattcaGTGAGCTGAAAGAACGATTTGAGGCTGCACATGGAGAAGTAATGAccacagaaaatatatttcaaaatcttAAAAATGAGTTTGCTGCAGTTCAGGAAATAGTGTACGGTCTTATTCAGGAATCACACCGATGCCTCGGCAGACTGGAAGAAATCGCTCTGAGGCCAAATCCGCTCTCCACCCCAGATTACATTGACCTAATGATAGAGTCAGAGAAGCAGGAAGCCAAGCCTGGCTTTCAGAATCGCATCCAGGTGTTGATGGAAGTCAGAAAGCGGGCAGAGATAGTGGAAAAGGTTTTCAAAGGAGATCTCCTGCCAGATGAGTGGCAGCAGTATTCAGTTCCACAGAAACCAAAAGGAAAAGGAATATTTGGTACAATTAAAGACTGGTTGTGTTCAGCTGTTGGTCATCCATTGAGTTCTCAGTCACAGCTGGGACATTCGGAGACAAACCAGGTCACCCACAGTGAGAGGGGTAATCCTCGTGGGGCATACAGAATGCACAGAGGAGGGGGGGATAGTGCCCGCGGGGCTTACAATGTGCACAGAGGAGGGGGGGATAGTGCCCGCGGGGCTTACAATATGCACAGAGGAGGGGGGGATAGTGCCCGCGGGGCTTACAATATGCACAGAGGTGGGTGGGATAGCCCTCGCGGTGGGAGCAATTACCAAGGTACAGAACGTGGAAGAGGAAGGGGCAGGGGCAGGAgcaggggtaggggtaggggctTGTCATACCATAGTTAA